Within Nitrospirota bacterium, the genomic segment AGAAGGGGGATAAATCAGGGTCTTGCATTCCGGGCATATCGTCCTGATAAGCCGCTGTGCAATAACACCCGTCAGGGCTGAAGATATCATGTACGGCTCTATGCCCATATCAAGCAATCTCGTAATCGCACTTGGACTGTCATTGGTATGAAGTGTTGAAAGGACGAGGTGGCCTGTAAGAGATGACTGAATAGCTATCTCTGCCGTCTCCCTGTCCCTTATCTCACCAACCATTATTATATCCGGGTCCTGGCGGAGAGTGTGCCTCAATATAACTGAGAAGGTAAGACCTATGGCATCTCTTACCTGATTCTGATTTATTATCTCCATCTGATATTCAACAGGGTCCTCAATAGTAACTATATTTTTCTCGATTGAATTCAGGAAACTCATGGCTGCATAAAGGGTCGTTGTCTTGCCGCTTCCGGTAGGGCCCGTAACAAGGATGAGTCCATATGGGCGTTTCAGGAGCCTTTTGAAATTTGATAATGTGTCTCCTGAAAAACCGAGCTGATTTAAGTCAAGGATGACATTTTTTTTGTCGAGGATTCGGAGGACAATCTTCTCTCCAAGAATACCAGGCATGGATGAAAACCTTAGATCAACAGACCTGCCCTCGACCATAACCTGTATCCTTCCATCCTGGGGAAGACGCCTCTCAGCAATATCAAGATTGGCCATTACCTTCAGTCTTGAAATTATTGCAGGATAAGCATCCATAGTGTGGGTCATTACCTCATACAGCATGCCGTCAACCCTGTAACGGATACGCAGCTTTGACTTATCCGGTTCAATATGGATATCGCTCGCCTTATCCCTGATGGCACGAAGAATAATATTATTGACGACATTGATGATAGGGCTTCCCTCTTCCGGCTCTTCAATCTTCTGGAAGTCCCTCCCACG encodes:
- the tadA gene encoding Flp pilus assembly complex ATPase component TadA; protein product: MITSHRTRSKKLGELLVENGLLSEEQCKNALDVQKKTGKRLGQAVIDLGYVKEEDLLQVLSRQMSIPHIWLRKGLVDPRIVNVIPGDKARLYKIMPMFRIKDTLIVATSDPQAIFVFDEIEKTTGLAVQPVLTRSGDIEKAIAEHYKDSIEIGDFGAASGDGSRQPDIQRGRDFQKIEEPEEGSPIINVVNNIILRAIRDKASDIHIEPDKSKLRIRYRVDGMLYEVMTHTMDAYPAIISRLKVMANLDIAERRLPQDGRIQVMVEGRSVDLRFSSMPGILGEKIVLRILDKKNVILDLNQLGFSGDTLSNFKRLLKRPYGLILVTGPTGSGKTTTLYAAMSFLNSIEKNIVTIEDPVEYQMEIINQNQVRDAIGLTFSVILRHTLRQDPDIIMVGEIRDRETAEIAIQSSLTGHLVLSTLHTNDSPSAITRLLDMGIEPYMISSALTGVIAQRLIRTICPECKTLIYPPSAVLERYNLEAEKDMQIAKGKGCPACYGSGYKGRAGLYELLEVNESLQTMILSNPSLEEIRKRLREWNHSNMETEGLNKVRDRITTFEEVTRAVSTGI